In the Ricinus communis isolate WT05 ecotype wild-type chromosome 3, ASM1957865v1, whole genome shotgun sequence genome, TGAGCATCCAGGATAGGAACTTCTTTGATAACTTTTTCTTCAATAACTGACCATCCCTTTAAGGCTCTACCTACCTAGGTAgctggatatatatatatatatatatatatatatagagagagagagagagatgtgaAAGTTTATTAAGTAGGGCCTttccattttttattcattacaATGACCAGAACATTATAATTGTTTTTAAGGGTGCCTCATCTTTGTATTGGTGTAGAAGTAATTATCTTGTTGACAAACATAAAAATGGCTTCTATTTGTCCTTACAACAGTGGTTAAAGTCTAAAGCTTTTCATTCTACAGCAGTATCTAGGTGTGAGTGATTGAGCAATGACGAGATGAAGACATTATTATGGCAGTAGCttaaacaataaattcatttattaactattatgGTGGTTAAATCATCTGGACATAAATATTGTTGCCATATATGTGAAAGTTCTACCCTTGCAATTCATCAAGCACCCTTATGCCTTAGGTTTAGAGAAACAAGGCCATCAAAGTTCTTATGGTTATTTAGCAGATTGGAAAATAGCTCAGAGCAACTTGAACCTTATCACTGTAAATTCCATTATGCTTTCTGGTAGGCACTGTTGAGATTAAGACAATGTATATCATAGTTCCAACTTGAAAGTAGTTGTAATCAAGTTTGAGCTTTTTGGTTGAGAATGCTGatcattaatttttcttaagtcTGCGGTATGTATGTTTCCTGTATACTTCTGCTCTTTAACTCTTAATCCATACCTTGCAGCACGGAAGCAGTAGACTTAGACATGAACTGAAGTCTATAATTACCTCAAGAAAGTTTTGGCAACCACATGCATTGGTCATCACAAGTGAATATCATCCCCAAAATTCTGATTTTCCTCGAAATTATACAAGGAAGGAGAAGAAGCCTTTTCCAGTACCCATTGTGGAATTAAGACGAGCTGCAAGGCAGAGACTAAAGCAGAGGCTCAAGAACAGCAAAGGCCAACCTAAAGGGCGAAGCAGTCCTCCAAAGAACGGCATGGTTGTTAAAAGTCTTATACCACTTGCTTATGATGTATACAATGCAAGGATTACACTAATTAACAATCTCAAGAAATTGTTGAAAGTGGTGCCTGTGCATGCTTGTGGGTAATTTTCATCCCCCTCTTCCATCccatcttgatcaaccataacTACAAGCAATATTCAACTCAACAGTCTCCTCTAAACTTGTCATTATTGGCTGTTGGCTTTAGCTGAACTTCCTATGATCCTGCTCTGGTTTTccctaaaatattataaacatATTCACTAAAGCAATGCTTAGTCTAATATGTTCTGGTTCCCCCGATAGTTCCAGTAAAACTTCTCCTCTACCATCGTAATGGAACAAAATATGCCAGTATGATGTCTGTGCTTATGATATGTTATTGCTTAGCAATATTTGCTTTGCACCAAATATGACCAGGTGCAATGACAACTGTTCTCAGTCACTGTCTATCATTTGCAGGTGGTGTAATGAAATCCATGTGGGAGCTGTGGGACATCCGTTCAAGTCATGTAAAGGAAAATATGCTACCCTCCGCAAGGGCCATCATGAGTGGACAAATGCAGCTATTGAAGATGTACTTTTGCCTATAGAAGCCTACCACCTCTTTGACCGCCTAGGGAAGCGTATCCCTCATGAGGAGAGATTTTCAATCCCCCGAATTCCTGCTGTTGTTGAGCTCTGCATCCAAGCTGGTGTCAATATTCCTGAATATCCCACAAAGAGGAGAAGAAAGCCAATTATTCGCATTAGTAAAAGCGAATTTGTTGATGCGGATGAAAGTGACTTGCCAGACCCTATTCCAGAAGAGTATGACAAGCCACTACTAACTGAAATATCCAACTCAGAAATAGTAGCCCCATCTGATGAAGAAGATATAAAACTTCTTGCTGATGAAACGTTACGAGCATGGGAGAAGATGAGGAAAGGAGCCAAGAAGCTAATGAAGGTATACTATGTGAGGGTTTGTGGATATTGTCCAGAGGTGCACGTAGGACCCAGTGGGCACAAAGCACAGAACTGTGGGGCCCACAAGCACCAACAACGAAATGGGCAACATGGTTGGCAAGCAGCAGTGCTTGATGACTTGATACCACCAAGATATGTGTGGCATGTTCCTAATATAAATGAGCCATTGCATCGGGAGCTCAGGAACTTCTACGGACAAGCCCCTGCTGTCGTGGAAATTTGCATTCAGGTTGGTGCAATTGTG is a window encoding:
- the LOC8264825 gene encoding APO protein 2, chloroplastic, translating into MALFDGKLTVFPPRIEALMVSYKPRSQFLKINLYPGLSSLDSLQHGSSRLRHELKSIITSRKFWQPHALVITSEYHPQNSDFPRNYTRKEKKPFPVPIVELRRAARQRLKQRLKNSKGQPKGRSSPPKNGMVVKSLIPLAYDVYNARITLINNLKKLLKVVPVHACGWCNEIHVGAVGHPFKSCKGKYATLRKGHHEWTNAAIEDVLLPIEAYHLFDRLGKRIPHEERFSIPRIPAVVELCIQAGVNIPEYPTKRRRKPIIRISKSEFVDADESDLPDPIPEEYDKPLLTEISNSEIVAPSDEEDIKLLADETLRAWEKMRKGAKKLMKVYYVRVCGYCPEVHVGPSGHKAQNCGAHKHQQRNGQHGWQAAVLDDLIPPRYVWHVPNINEPLHRELRNFYGQAPAVVEICIQVGAIVPEEYKSTMRLDIGIPSSVREAEMVV